One Cucurbita pepo subsp. pepo cultivar mu-cu-16 chromosome LG09, ASM280686v2, whole genome shotgun sequence DNA window includes the following coding sequences:
- the LOC111801973 gene encoding UV-B-induced protein At3g17800, chloroplastic-like isoform X2, whose protein sequence is MEAAMASVIGSPVGAFACLKPTGRSVIYGSGRGFLCLPSLSHVPTRLCSRVSYSKPWNKKLGSGIRRSMEVKASMDAQSFESDDPIAPLQLESPIGQFLSKILVSHPHLVPAAAEQHLDQLQIDRDAEGNKEASSSGTDLVLYRRIAEVKENERKKVLEEILYALVVQKFMDANVPLIPAITPSSSDVSGRVDTWAAHYESFEHLHSPEAYEMIENHLALILGNRVGDTTSVAQINKLRVGQVYAASVIYGYFLKRVDQRFQLEKTMKVLPKALDAEDGIIQQVVGKDVRPPIGKNSPPVSPHPEISSWPDHDESSLGGSGQSTKASRLRNYVMSFDGETLQRYATIRSKEAVGIIEKHTEALFGRPEITITPQGTIDPSKEELLKISFGGLKGLVLEAVTFGSFLWDIESYVDSRFKI, encoded by the exons ATGGAAGCTGCCATGGCAAGTGTGATTGGATCTCCTGTTGGAGCTTTTGCATGCCTTAAGCCTACCGGCAGATCGGTAATCTACGGCAGTGGGCGTGGTTTTCTGTGCCTTCCGTCCCTATCGCATGTCCCTACTCGA CTATGCTCTCGGGTTTCTTACTCCAAACCCTGGAATAAGAAATTGGGCTCAGGAATTAGGAGAAGCATGGAAGTTAAGGCATCAATGGATGCTCAGTCATTTGAATCAGATGATCCGATTGCGCCCCTTCAGTTGGAGTCTCCAATTGGACAGTTTTTGTCCAAAATTTTGGTTAGCCACCCTCATCTTGTCCCAGCTGCTGCTGAGCAACATCTTGACCAGCTTCAAATTGACCGTGATGCTGAGGGGAATAAGGAGGCGTCTAGTTCTGGTACTGATTTAGTTCTGTACAG GAGAATCGCTGAGGTcaaggaaaatgaaaggaaaaaggttTTAGAAGAAATCCTATATGCTTTGGTTGTACAGAAATTCATGGATGCTAATGTTCCCCTGATACCTGCAATAACCCCTTCATCTTCTGATGTATCTGGTCGAGTTGACACTTGGGCTGCTCATTATGAGAGCTTTGAGCATCTTCACTCGCCTGAAGCTTATGAAATGATTGAGAACCACCTTGCTCTCATCCTTGGGAACAGGGTTGGTGACACAACCTCAGTAGCACAAATAAACAAACTCAGGGTCGGCCAGGTCTATGCCGCTTCAGTGATATATGGCTACTTTCTTAAGCGAGTTGACCAGAGGTTTCAGCTTGAGAAGACTATGAAAGTTCTTCCAAAAGCATTGGATGCAGAAGATGGCATAATTCAGCAAGTTGTGGGAAAGGATGTGAGACCTCCTATTGGAAAGAACTCACCACCTGTTTCACCTCATCCTGAAATCTCTTCCTGGCCTGATCATGATGAGAGCAGCCTTGGGGGATCTGGCCAAAGTACAAAAGCTTCTAGACTGCGAAATTATGTCATGTCCTTTGACGGGGAGACACTTCAGAGATACGCAACGATAAGATCCAAAGAGGCCGTTGGCATCATTGAGAAGCACACCGAAGCATTGTTTGGCAGACCCGAAATTACCATAACACCTCAGGGAACCATCGATCCTTCCAAAGAGGAACTGTTGAAAATCAGCTTTGGAGGTTTAAAGGGACTGGTTTTGGAAGCTGTCACTTTTGGATCTTTCCTCTGGGACATCGAAAGCTATGTCGATTCAAG GTTCAAGATTTGA
- the LOC111801973 gene encoding UV-B-induced protein At3g17800, chloroplastic-like isoform X1, which yields MEAAMASVIGSPVGAFACLKPTGRSVIYGSGRGFLCLPSLSHVPTRLCSRVSYSKPWNKKLGSGIRRSMEVKASMDAQSFESDDPIAPLQLESPIGQFLSKILVSHPHLVPAAAEQHLDQLQIDRDAEGNKEASSSGTDLVLYRRIAEVKENERKKVLEEILYALVVQKFMDANVPLIPAITPSSSDVSGRVDTWAAHYESFEHLHSPEAYEMIENHLALILGNRVGDTTSVAQINKLRVGQVYAASVIYGYFLKRVDQRFQLEKTMKVLPKALDAEDGIIQQVVGKDVRPPIGKNSPPVSPHPEISSWPDHDESSLGGSGQSTKASRLRNYVMSFDGETLQRYATIRSKEAVGIIEKHTEALFGRPEITITPQGTIDPSKEELLKISFGGLKGLVLEAVTFGSFLWDIESYVDSRYHFVMS from the exons ATGGAAGCTGCCATGGCAAGTGTGATTGGATCTCCTGTTGGAGCTTTTGCATGCCTTAAGCCTACCGGCAGATCGGTAATCTACGGCAGTGGGCGTGGTTTTCTGTGCCTTCCGTCCCTATCGCATGTCCCTACTCGA CTATGCTCTCGGGTTTCTTACTCCAAACCCTGGAATAAGAAATTGGGCTCAGGAATTAGGAGAAGCATGGAAGTTAAGGCATCAATGGATGCTCAGTCATTTGAATCAGATGATCCGATTGCGCCCCTTCAGTTGGAGTCTCCAATTGGACAGTTTTTGTCCAAAATTTTGGTTAGCCACCCTCATCTTGTCCCAGCTGCTGCTGAGCAACATCTTGACCAGCTTCAAATTGACCGTGATGCTGAGGGGAATAAGGAGGCGTCTAGTTCTGGTACTGATTTAGTTCTGTACAG GAGAATCGCTGAGGTcaaggaaaatgaaaggaaaaaggttTTAGAAGAAATCCTATATGCTTTGGTTGTACAGAAATTCATGGATGCTAATGTTCCCCTGATACCTGCAATAACCCCTTCATCTTCTGATGTATCTGGTCGAGTTGACACTTGGGCTGCTCATTATGAGAGCTTTGAGCATCTTCACTCGCCTGAAGCTTATGAAATGATTGAGAACCACCTTGCTCTCATCCTTGGGAACAGGGTTGGTGACACAACCTCAGTAGCACAAATAAACAAACTCAGGGTCGGCCAGGTCTATGCCGCTTCAGTGATATATGGCTACTTTCTTAAGCGAGTTGACCAGAGGTTTCAGCTTGAGAAGACTATGAAAGTTCTTCCAAAAGCATTGGATGCAGAAGATGGCATAATTCAGCAAGTTGTGGGAAAGGATGTGAGACCTCCTATTGGAAAGAACTCACCACCTGTTTCACCTCATCCTGAAATCTCTTCCTGGCCTGATCATGATGAGAGCAGCCTTGGGGGATCTGGCCAAAGTACAAAAGCTTCTAGACTGCGAAATTATGTCATGTCCTTTGACGGGGAGACACTTCAGAGATACGCAACGATAAGATCCAAAGAGGCCGTTGGCATCATTGAGAAGCACACCGAAGCATTGTTTGGCAGACCCGAAATTACCATAACACCTCAGGGAACCATCGATCCTTCCAAAGAGGAACTGTTGAAAATCAGCTTTGGAGGTTTAAAGGGACTGGTTTTGGAAGCTGTCACTTTTGGATCTTTCCTCTGGGACATCGAAAGCTATGTCGATTCAAGGTACCATTTTGTTATGAGTTGA
- the LOC111801431 gene encoding uncharacterized protein LOC111801431, whose amino-acid sequence MALQWVLLAYTVAVEVAVAILLTIPSPKLLKKRIVSLISLILQPALFVVPFAGFQILDIYWKNEHRLMCTSEICTASERDRYEKTNYKAQRNVILCVCACLLYWCIYRICKYNQEIERLEEVEKRYKEQ is encoded by the exons ATGGCGTTGCAGTGGGTGCTATTGGCTTATACGGTGGCGGTGGAGGTTGCCGTCGCCATTCTGCTGACGATTCCTTCACCCAAGCTGCTCAAGAAACGCATCGTCTCTCTGATTTCACTCATTCTTCAACCTGCACTCTTCGTCGTGCCCTTCGCCGGCTTTCAGATTCTAG ATATCTACTGGAAGAATGAGCACCGGTTGATGTGCACATCTGAGATATGCACTGCTTCTGAGAGAGATCGATATGAGAAAACC AACTATAAAGCTCAGAGGAACGTGATTCTATGTGTTTGTGCATGCCTCCTCTACTG GTGTATCTATCGCATTTGCAAGTATAACCAAGAGATTGAAAGATTGGAGGAGGTAGAAAAGAGATACAAAGAGCAGTAG
- the LOC111802738 gene encoding mitogen-activated protein kinase kinase 9-like, translating into MALVRDRRQLKLRLPDLSDCGPRFPLPLPPSSAPAISSADLEKLQVLGHGNGGTVYKVRHKRTSNIYALKVVHGDGDPTVRRQVFREMEILRRTDSPYVVKCHGIFEKPSGDVTILMEYMDLGSLDTLLKKNTTLSEATLAHVSRQVLNGLHYLHSHKIIHRDIKPSNLLVNKNMEVKIADFGVSKIMCRTLDACNSYVGTCAYMSPERFDPETYGGNYNGYAGDIWSLGLTLLELYLGHFPFLPRGQRPDWATLMFAICFGEPPTLPEDASEEFRSFVQSCLQKESSKRWTAAQLLTHPFVCKESRSDQ; encoded by the coding sequence ATGGCTCTGGTTCGTGATCGCCGCCAGTTAAAACTCCGCCTCCCGGACCTCTCCGACTGCGGTCCCCGCTTCCCCCTCCCCCTCCCACCCTCCTCTGCCCCTGCCATCTCCTCCGCCGACCTCGAAAAACTCCAAGTCCTCGGGCACGGCAACGGCGGCACAGTCTACAAAGTCCGCCACAAGCGCACCTCCAACATCTACGCTCTCAAGGTCGTCCACGGCGACGGCGATCCCACCGTTCGCCGCCAGGTTTTCAGAGAGATGGAGATTCTCCGCCGTACGGACTCTCCTTACGTCGTGAAATGCCATGGAATCTTCGAGAAGCCGTCTGGAGATGTCACGATTTTGATGGAGTATATGGATCTAGGTTCGCTTGATACGCTCTTGAAGAAGAATACCACGTTGTCTGAGGCCACGCTCGCTCACGTATCGCGTCAGGTTCTTAATGGCCTTCACTACCTTCACTCTCATAAAATCATTCATCGCGATATTAAACCGTCGAATCTCTTGGTGAATAAGAATATGGAGGTTAAGATTGCCGATTTTGGAGTTAGTAAAATCATGTGCAGGACTCTGGATGCTTGCAATTCCTACGTCGGAACCTGCGCTTATATGAGTCCGGAGCGGTTCGATCCAGAGACTTACGGCGGAAATTACAACGGTTACGCCGGAGACATATGGAGTTTAGGCCTTACTCTTCTGGAACTCTATTTAggccattttccttttcttccgCGTGGTCAGAGACCGGATTGGGCGACTCTGATGTTTGCGATTTGCTTTGGTGAGCCGCCGACGCTGCCAGAGGATGCGTCAGAGGAGTTTCGAAGCTTCGTCCAGAGTTGTTTGCAGAAGGAATCGAGCAAGAGATGGACGGCGGCGCAATTATTAACGCATCCGTTTGTGTGTAAGGAATCGAGATCTGATCAGTGA
- the LOC111802736 gene encoding dihydropyrimidine dehydrogenase (NADP(+)), chloroplastic-like: MASLNFTQIRSRNPISDLTLTRSQTGLARRTRVGFKVVAASESPVEPDLSVTVNGLHMPNPFVIGSGPPGTNYTVMKRAFDEGWGAVIAKTVSLDAAKVINVTPRYARLRADSNGSAKGQIIGWENIELISDRPLETMLKEFKQLKEEYPDRILIASIMEEYNKAAWEELIDRVEQTGVDAFEINFSCPHGMPERRMGAAVGQDCALLEEVCGWINAKATIPVWAKMTPNITDIAQPARVALKSGCEGIAAINTIMSVMGIDLKTLRPEPCVEGYSTPGGYSSKAVHPIALGKVLSIAKMMKAEFNDADYSLSGIGGVETGGDAAEFILLGANSVQVCTGVMMHGYGLVKKLCAELMDFMKLHNFSSIEDFRGASLPYFTTHTDLVRRQREAIEQRKAVKKGLQSDKDWTGDGFVKETESMVSN; encoded by the exons atggcgTCGTTGAATTTCACCCAAATCAGAAGCAGAAACCCAATTTCCGACCTCACTCTGACTCGGTCTCAGACGGGTTTGGCTCGTCGGACTCGAGTTGGGTTCAAAGTGGTTGCCGCCAGTGAGTCTCCGGTGGAGCCCGATCTCAGTGTGACGGTCAATGGGTTGCACATGCCCAACCCGTTCGTAATCGGTTCCGGTCCTCCGGGAACAAACTACACGGTTATGAAGAGGGCATTCGATGAAGGGTGGGGGGCTGTGATCGCCAAAACT GTATCATTAGATGCAGCTAAAGTTATAAACGTTACTCCACGATATGCTCGGCTTCGAGCGGATTCGAATGGTTCTGCAAAAGGGCAGATTATAGGGTGGGAGAACATTGAATTGATAAGTGATAGACCTCTTGAAACTATGTTGAAAGAGTTTAAGCAGTTGAAGGAGGAGTATCCTGATAGGATTCTTATTGCTTCGATCATGGAGGAGTATAATAAAGCTGCTTGGGAAGAACTTATCGATCGAGTCGAACAAACCGGAGTT GATGCATTTGAAATCAATTTCTCGTGTCCTCATGGCATGCCCGAACGGAGAATGGGCGCTGCGGTCGGGCAGGATTGCGCGCTTTTGGAAGAGGTTTGTGGATGGATAAATGCTAAAGCTACAATCCCTGTGTGGGCTAAAATGACTCCCAATATCACTGACATTGCACAG CCTGCAAGGGTGGCTCTGAAATCAGGATGCGAGGGAATAGCGGCCATCAACACGATCATGAGTGTAATGGGAATCGATCTCAAGACCTTACGTCCCGAGCCTTGTGTCGAGGG GTACTCAACTCCTGGAGGCTACTCTTCCAAGGCAGTTCATCCTATTGCTCTTGGTAAAGTGTTGAGCATTGCAAAAATGATGAAGGCAGAGTTTAATGATGCAGACTACTCTCTTTCTGGCATTGGGGGTGTTGAAACCGGTGGAGACGCTGCCGAGTTTATTCTACTCGGAGCTAACTCTGTTCAG GTGTGTACCGGAGTGATGATGCATGGGTATGGCCTTGTAAAGAAGCTTTGTGCAGAGCTGATGGACTTCATGAAACTTCACAACTTCTCATCCATAGAAGATTTCAGAGG GGCTTCTCTTCCGTATTTCACGACCCACACGGATTTGGTTCGGAGGCAGCGGGAAGCAATCGAGCAGAGAAAAGCTGTGAAGAAAGGGCTGCAATCTGATAAAGATTGGACTGGCGATGGCTTTGTTAAAGAGACAGAGAGTATGGTTTCCAACTGA
- the LOC111802735 gene encoding NF-X1-type zinc finger protein NFXL1: MSSHVRNVRKDRLRFPASSARQTWVPRGSTTTTTTTTTTTATHVNQPLNVGLSDNRDGRELNSSPHPVNRDGGNHGPRVHMGPRRNQRKDKEKDKEKSGDQGVKELRNSNLPQLVHEIQEKLTKGTVECMICYDMVRRSAPIWSCSSCFCIFHLTCIKKWARAPTSTDLVAEKNQGLNWRCPGCQSVQLTSSKEIRYVCFCGKRQEPQSDLYLTPHSCGEPCGKPLDREMLIAGGSKENLCPHNCVLQCHPGPCPPCKAFAPPRLCPCGKKLITTRCSDRKSTLTCGQRCEKLLDCGHHRCEKICHLGPCDSCQVLISASCFCKKKKELVLCGSITLKGVVNAEDGVFPCSSICGKILNCRNHFCSEICHPGPCGGCVLVPDMIKTCYCGKTPLQKERTSCLDPIPVCSELCEKLLPCGKHRCKDVCHAGDCAPCLVQVVQKCRCGSTSQNVECYKTSSPTDIFTCEKPCGWKKNCGRHRCSERCCPLSNSSYSHSGDWDPHFCVLRCGKKLRCGQHSCESLCHSGHCSPCPETIFTDLTCACGKTSIPPPLPCGTPPPSCQLPCSVPQPCGHSSTHSCHFGDCPPCTVPIAKECIGGHVVLRNIPCGSRDIRCNKLCGKTRQCGIHACNRTCHPPPCDTSAGSDSGQKTSCGQTCGAPRRDCRHTCTAPCHRSAPCPDARCEFPVIITCSCGRITASVPCDAGGSGTGFNTDTLYTSIIQKLPAPLQPIEATSKKVPLGQRKLMCDDECSKLERKRVLADAFDINPPNLDALHFGDSSASELLADLFRRDSKWVLSVEERCKFLVLGKNRGAMSGLKVHVFCPMPKDKRDAVRLIAERWKLAINSVGWEPKRFIAIHVTPKSKVPPRVLGIKGSTTTSTPHPPAYDPLVDMDPRLVVSFPDLPREADISALVLRFGGECELVWLNDKNALAVFSDPARAATAMRRLDHGTAYHGASFLQNGGASASSNGNAWGGENANKEGGALKSSNPWKRAVVQDSSWKETSWGDEEWSGPSIDVQASVWKREAPLPASINRWHALDPESAGSSSAQSVEHNPGSRVGRSSSSGSESGTSRSLNSLGTQVVADNETNMSEVADDWEKAYD; encoded by the coding sequence ATGAGCTCGCATGTCCGAAATGTGCGAAAGGACAGGCTTAGGTTTCCCGCATCAAGTGCTCGACAAACGTGGGTACCGAGAGGATCCACGACTACGACTACTACTACGACTACGACGACGGCTACTCATGTGAACCAGCCATTGAATGTCGGTTTGAGCGATAATCGCGATGGGCGAGAGTTAAATTCTAGTCCACATCCAGTTAATCGAGACGGAGGTAATCATGGTCCAAGGGTTCACATGGGTCCTCGAaggaatcaaagaaaagacaaGGAAAAAGATAAGGAGAAAAGTGGGGATCAGGGTGTAAAGGAGTTGAGAAACTCCAATTTGCCTCAGCTTGTTCATGAAATTCAGGAAAAATTAACGAAGGGCACTGTTGAGTGTATGATTTGTTATGATATGGTGCGGAGATCTGCACCTATATGGTCTTGTTCAAGCTGCTTCTGCATTTTTCATTTAACTTGCATCAAGAAATGGGCTAGAGCACCCACTTCTACCGACTTGGTAGCTGAGAAGAATCAGGGATTAAATTGGCGCTGCCCTGGATGCCAGTCTGTGCAGCTTACATCCTCAAAGGAAATTCGTTATGTTTGTTTCTGTGGGAAAAGGCAGGAGCCCCAGTCTGATTTGTATTTGACGCCTCATTCGTGTGGCGAACCTTGTGGCAAGCCACTTGATCGGGAGATGCTGATTGCAGGTGGAAGTAAGGAGAATCTTTGCCCCCATAATTGTGTCTTGCAGTGCCATCCTGGTCCCTGCCCTCCTTGCAAGGCATTTGCTCCGCCTCGTTTATGCCCTTGTGGCAAGAAGTTGATAACAACACGCTGTTCGGATAGAAAATCCACTTTAACTTGTGGTCAGCGATGTGAAAAACTTCTGGACTGTGGACATCACCGGTGTGAAAAAATATGCCATTTGGGTCCATGTGATTCTTGTCAGGTTCTAATTAGTGCCTCTTGCttttgtaagaaaaagaaagagcttGTTCTTTGTGGAAGCATAACTTTGAAGGGTGTAGTAAATGCAGAAGATGGCGTTTTCCCCTGTAGTTCGATCTGCGGGAAGATTCTTAATTGCAGGAATCATTTCTGCAGTGAAATTTGTCACCCAGGACCCTGTGGAGGTTGTGTTCTAGTACCGGACATGATTAAAACATGCTATTGTGGGAAAACGCCATTGCAGAAGGAGCGGACAAGTTGTTTGGACCCGATCCCAGTATGTTCTGAGCTCTGTGAGAAACTATTACCTTGTGGGAAGCATCGTTGTAAGGATGTCTGTCATGCTGGGGATTGTGCACCTTGCTTGGTTCAAGTTGTGCAAAAATGCCGATGTGGATCGACCTCTCAAAATGTGGAATGCTATAAGACTTCCAGCCCAACTGACATATTCACTTGTGAAAAGCCCTGCGGATGGAAGAAGAATTGTGGAAGGCATAGGTGCAGTGAgagatgttgtcctctttcgaACTCGAGCTATAGTCATTCAGGAGATTGGGATCCACACTTCTGTGTATTGAGGTGTGGGAAGAAACTAAGGTGTGGCCAGCATTCTTGTGAATCACTGTGTCACAGTGGCCACTGCTCTCCATGTCCCGAAACAATCTTCACTGACTTGACATGTGCTTGTGGTAAAACTTCAATTCCTCCACCATTGCCCTGTGGAACGCCACCTCCATCGTGTCAACTCCCGTGTTCAGTCCCTCAGCCATGCGGCCATTCCTCTACACATAGTTGCCACTTTGGTGATTGTCCACCCTGTACAGTTCCAATAGCCAAGGAGTGCATTGGTGGACATGTAGTTCTTAGGAACATTCCTTGCGGTTCGAGGGACATCAGATGCAACAAGCTATGTGGGAAGACTAGGCAATGTGGGATACATGCCTGCAACAGAACTTGTCACCCACCGCCATGTGACACCTCTGCTGGATCCGATTCGGGTCAGAAAACTTCCTGTGGACAGACATGTGGTGCTCCTCGAAGAGATTGTAGGCATACATGTACTGCACCATGTCACCGGTCTGCTCCTTGCCCCGATGCGAGGTGTGAATTCCCTGTCATCATCACTTGTTCATGTGGCCGAATCACAGCATCAGTTCCTTGCGATGCAGGAGGAAGCGGTACTGGTTTTAATACTGATACTCTGTATACTTCAATTATCCAAAAATTACCtgctcctcttcaaccgattgAGGCAACCAGCAAGAAGGTTCCTCTAGGACAGAGAAAGCTGATGTGTGATGATGAATGCTCTAAGCTAGAAAGGAAACGGGTTCTTGCTGATGCTTTTGATATCAATCCCCCAAATCTGGATGCGCTTCACTTCGGGGATAGCTCCGCTTCTGAATTGCTTGCAGACCTCTTCAGACGTGACTCGAAATGGGTATTGTCTGTGGAGGAGAGATGCAAATTCTTGGTCCTTGGAAAGAATAGAGGAGCAATGAGTGGCCTTAAAGTTCATGTTTTCTGTCCAATGCCGAAGGACAAAAGAGATGCTGTGAGGCTGATTGCTGAGAGGTGGAAGCTTGCAATTAACTCTGTTGGCTGGGAGCCTAAACGTTTCATAGCAATTCATGTTACTCCTAAATCAAAAGTTCCGCCTCGGGTGCTTGGTATTAAGGGCTCGACGACCACAAGTACTCCACACCCACCAGCTTACGATCCTTTAGTAGATATGGATCCTAGGCTAGTTGTTTCTTTTCCAGATTTGCCTCGGGAAGCAGATATAAGTGCATTGGTCTTGAGATTTGGTGGGGAATGTGAATTAGTATGGTTGAACGACAAGAACGCGTTGGCTGTATTCAGCGATCCTGCTCGAGCTGCTACTGCAATGAGACGGTTGGATCATGGGACAGCTTATCATGGAGCCAGTTTTCTTCAGAATGGTGGTGCATCCGCATCATCTAATGGAAATGCGTGGGGAGGGGAGAATGCTAACAAGGAAGGTGGAGCATTGAAGAGTAGCAATCCATGGAAAAGGGCCGTAGTTCAGGATTCTAGTTGGAAGGAGACTTCATGGGGTGACGAAGAGTGGTCTGGTCCGTCTATCGACGTGCAGGCATCCGTATGGAAAAGAGAAGCTCCCCTACCTGCTTCAATTAATCGGTGGCACGCTTTAGACCCCGAATCTGCTGGAAGTTCTTCTGCTCAATCTGTCGAACACAATCCTGGAAGTCGGGTAGGGCGTTCCTCTTCTTCAGGATCTGAATCAGGCACAAGTAGAAGTTTGAATTCTTTGGGAACGCAGGTTGTAGCAGATAATGAAACAAACATGTCTGAAGTGGCAGATGATTGGGAGAAAGCTTATGACTGA